CGAAGTTCCGTTTCCAGCTTCACGGGGAGCTCAACGAAAAGATCAGGAAGATCGGCGAGGTCTTCGAGACCTATGAGGACAACCTCATCATCTCAAAGGGTTCAACGGGACTCGTCACGGACCGGCTGTCCCGTCTCGAGTTCTACGACGAGGACGCGAGCGTGCTCAGGCTGGCAACTGTCTTTCCCCTGCCGCAGAGGCTCGTGCAGGGATTCGTTGACGGCATGGACGAGGTCCTCGTCGTCGAGACCTATCCGGCGATCGAACTCCAGATACCGGACAGATCGAAGGTGAAGCGGGGGTTCGTCGATGCCGGCCGGGGCACGCCTCAATACGACGAGGTCATAGCGGGGTTCTCCGTCATCAGGGACCGGCTGGGCCCCGCCTCTTCGATAAACATGGCGCACGGCATCAAGAGGCTCCATCCCGAGAGGAACATCCTGGCCGTGACCTTCGAGGACCACTTCTTCCATTCGGGGATGCCCGCGTACGTCAACAGCCTCTACAATGGCTCTTCGTTCGTACTTCTCGTCATGGTGAGCGAGAGGGAGGACGATCTGAGAAGGATACTGCGGGGCTATGGCGTAAGCGGGGTGCAGCCGATCTCGAACATCGACGAGATCGGCCGGTTCCGGGACACGAAGGAGCCCGTGGTGGCTCTCTACAGGGGTATGATATGAGACAGGAGATCATATGCGCCGGTATCGGGGGCAGGGGGGTGCTCCTTGCCTCCACGATACTCATCGAGGCCGCCATCAGGAGCGGGCTCAAGGCGGTGGCATCCGATGAATACGGTATGAGCCAGAGGGGAGGGTCCGTCGTGTCCCTCGTGAAGGTGGGCGATTTCGCGAGTCCCTTCATCGGCAGGGAGAACGGCGGCATCCTCCTTGCCTTCGAGGAAAGCGAGTTCTACAAGGCGCTCCTCTTCCTGAAGAAGGGTGGTCTTGCCCTTGTCAACACCCGTGCGGCTGAGCTGCCGCCGTCCATCGCGGGCCTTCTCAGGAAGCGGGAGATAACCTGCCGCCTTGTCGATGCCGATGGCATTGCCCGTCAGACAGGTATGTTCCAGTCCGCCAACATGGCCCTTCTCGGCCTTTTCGCCGCCTTCGGCATCGCCCCTTTTACGAAAGAGGTTCTCGAAGAGACGATCAGGTCCCGCGTGCCGGAGAAATTCCTGGCAAAGAATCTCGAGGTCTTCGGGAAGGGATTCGACGCCGCGACGAAAATGGGCGCCGCAGGGGAGCGCCGGACGGATATCGTTTGAGACCGTATGGGAGGATCATCAGTGCATAGCAGGGAAGAGGTGATAATAGGCAATCAGGCCATCGCGAGGGGCCTTGTAGAGGCGGGGCTTGAGATAGCGGCGGCATACCCGGGGACGCCGAGTTCCGAGATACTGCCCGGAGTCGTCCACTTCAGGAACATGGAAGGATCGAAGACCCACACCGAATGGTCGACGAACGAGCTCTGCGCCTTCGAGGTCGCCTTCGGCGCCGCGGCCTACGGCGGGGCCAGGGCGGCCTGTTTCATGAAACAGGTGGGCCTTAACGTCGCGCTCCCGGCGCTCCTGAGATCGCGGGAGAGGTCCATCGAAGGGGGGCTCGTCATCGTCTCCTGTGACGACCCCGGCCCGCAGTCGTCCCAGACGGAGCAGGACACGCGGCTCATCGCAACCCTCTTCGGGATCCCCGTTTTCGATCCGTCATCCCCGGCGGAGGCGGCCGATGTCGCCTACCACGCCCTCAACTGGTCCTTCGAGAACAAGGTTCCCGTCATCATCCGCTCCACCCACCGTGTGAGCCATGCCCGCGAGTCCATCCCCTTCTATGACCCGGGGACGAGGAAGGTTGTTTTCAGGGAAGGACATGTCGCGGGAACCGGCCGGAAGCTGGGCATCGTCGCGTCGGGCATGAGCTGCTCCCTCGTCTACGATGTCATGGAAGAGCTGGGCGCGTCGGAAGAGGTTTCCCTTTACAAGGTCCTCAAGGTCTATCCCGTCGACGAGGCTCTCACGGGGTTTGTCGATTCCATGGAACGCGTCCTCGTGGTGGAGGAGACGGACCAGGTGATAGAGGCCCTCATCGGTGACGCGAAAAAGGTGATGGGCCGCAGGGACGGCACGGTGCCCTCGGCGGGAGAGATCACCTACGATATCGTGAGGGACATCCTGTCCCGGGTGCTGGCCGAAGCCGGGACCGGCAAGGGCCCTTTCGTGCCTGACGGTGACATCGAAGAGGCGCTTTCCCATGTGGCCGTCATTCCCAGGCCGCCGAAGCTCTGTCCCGGCTGCCCGCACAGGGCGTCCTTCTTCGCGATGCAGTATCTGTGGCCCGACGCCATCTATCCCGGCGACATCGGGTGCTACACGCTGGGCATATCCCAGGGGGCCGTCGACACCTGCCTTGATATGGGCGCCGGGGTGACACTGGCTGAGGGTTTCTACGACGCCTTCAATCAGGACGGCAAGCTTGTCCCCATCCTTGCCTCCATAGGAGATTCGACCTTCCTGCACGCCTGCATGGCTCCCCTTTACGATGCCGTGAAGAACCGGAAGAGGTTCATTCTCGTCATCATGGACAACTCCACGACGGCCATGACAGGCATGCAGCCCACGCCCCAGACAGGGATCACCGTGGACGGGACGGCCACCCGCGGCGTCGCCATCGAGGATGTCGTCCGGGGTCTCGGCGTCAATTTCGTGCGCATTGTCGACCCTTACGATGTTCCCGCCATGATCCGCACGATCGGCGAGGCCTTTGACCGTCTCAAGGAAGAGCCGCTCCCGGCGGTCGTCATCGCCCGACGCGAGTGCCTGCTCCTCATGAAGGGAGCGGTGAAGGACGAGGGCTACCCGGCGGACATCGAACGGGACTGCATAGGCTGCAAGAGCTGCCTTAAGACCTTCGACTGCCCGGCCATGTCCTTCGATGAGGCCTCGAAGAAGATACGGATTGACGACAGCCTGTGCACGAACTGCGGGATCTGCTACTACGCCTGTCCCGTCCAGCTTGAGGGCAAGGCCCTGAAGGCGGCAAAGAAAGCGGGAACCCCCTGAAGAGGCCATGGAAGCGGACCCCACCCTTTCCATCGTCATTATCACCAAGGATACCAGGGAACTTCTGGAGGGACTCTTTGATTCCATCGGGAAGGATACCTCGCTTGCCTCTCTCGGCAGGGAGATCATCGTCATCGACAACGCCTCCACGGACGGCACGGAGGAGTACGTACGGCGTGCCTGTCCCGATGCCCGGTATGTCCGCAACGACCGCAACGCGGGGTTCGCTGTTGCGGTCAACCAGGGGGCGAAAGCGTCCGCCGGCAGGTACGTCCTTCTTCTCAATTCCGACACCCGCCTCATCGAAGGCGAGGTCGCGAAGATGGTGGCCGCCGCGGAAAGCATCCCCGACCTGGGTCTCATGGGTCCGCAGCTCGTCTACGAGGACTTAAGCCTGCAAAGGTCCGTGGCTGCCGTCCCCGGCCTTACGGGAGAGATGTTCCCCGGCTCGGGCCGGGCCTCTCAGGCCGCGTCGGGCGGGAACACGGGTCCTGTCCGGGACGTGGAATCGCTTATCGGTGCCGCCATCATGATCCGGAAGGACGCCTTCGACGATCTTCAGGGTTTCGACGAACGTTTCTTTTTCTTTCTCGAGGAGACGGACTTTTGCGTCCGGGCGAGGCGGAAGGGCTACCGGGTGGTCTTTTTCCCCGGGGCGAAGGTCATCCACCTCCAGGGCAGGACGGTCCGAAAGACCTGGGTGAAGGGCCGCATGGAATACAATATCTCCCTGAGGAAGTTCATGAAGAAGCATCATGGGCGCCTGTACCTCACGGCGTTCGATACCGTCAGGCTGGCAAAGTCCCTGGCCTTTGTCATCGCTGTCCCCCTTTCTCTTTTCGGCTCCCGGATGCGGCTGCGCTATTCCTATTACCTCAATCTTGTGGTATGGTACATGCGCGCCTGCCCCGATGACGCGGGTCTTCGCGGCTGACGGACGCCGGGTGCGGGACGAAGATCAGGAGGGAACGCATGTCGGTCATACTCACTATCTCCGAAGATGAACGCATCACCATTGACACCTTTCAGCCCGGTGACGCCGCGGGCGTGGGAGACCTTTTCCGCAAGGTCTACGGCGAGGAGTACCCGGTAAAGCTCGTCTACGACGCCGAGGGGCTCGTCAGGGCCTTTGAGAAACATGAGAACATTCCCGCCGTTGCCCGTTCTTCGAAGGGGATCGTCGTGGGGTATGTGAGCATCTACAGGTCCGCCCCGGTCGAAACGGTCTACGAAGGGGGGCAGGGCCTCGTCCTCGTGGACTACCGCAAGCACGGTATCCTCCGTGAGCTGATCCGCTATTACTCCGAGGTGCTGGCACCGGCGTACGGTGCCGATGCCGTCTTCGGCGAGGCCGTCTGCAACCATGTCTATTCCCAGAAGGCATGGGCGGCACACGGGGCCATCGAGACCGCCATCGAAGTGGACCTCATGCCCGCCGAGGTCCACGCGAAGGAGGGTGCCACGGGCCGGGTGGCCACACTGCACATGACGCGGATGTACCGGCCCATGGAGCACACCGTCTACGCGCCCCGGCAGTACGAGGAGGCCATGCGGTTCATCTACGACGGATTCACGAGCGGCGCCCGTCTCGCGAAGGCGACGGACGAGTCCGCGGGAGGGGAGCCGACATCCATCGAAAGCAGCCATTTCGAATTTGCCCACGTCACGCGTATGACCGTACGGCAGGCCGGGCAGGATTTCCCCGCCGTTTTCGAGAAATACGAGCACGATGCCCTGGACAGGGGTATGGTCGTCATTCAGGTGTGGCTCAAACTTTCCTGGCCCTTCATCTCGGGTCTCACCGACTGGCTCAGAGGGAGGGGATACTTCTTCGGGGGCATTCTCCCCCGGTGGTTCGGCGAAGACGGGCTCCTCATGCAGAAGATCGCCGTCCAGCCGAACTGGGAGGGGATAATGCTCTACTCCGACAGGGCGAAGGACATTCTCGCGGCCGTGCGCGAGGACTGGCAAAGGGTGACAACGCAAATCCCTTGAGGTGGTTTTCTGAAGTGTGGTATAACAGATGTCACCGGAGAGATGTCCGAGCGGCTGAAGGAGCACGATTGGAAATCGTGTGTACGTTAACGCGTACCGAGGGTTCAAATCCCTCTCTCTCCGCCATTTTGATCGAGAATGGCCAGGCCCTGCGCAACGTGGAGGTTATGAACCCCGTCAGGTCCGGAAGGAAGCAGCGGTAGTAGCTCGACCGTGTGCCGCAGGTAGCCTGGCTTTTTTTGTTACACACCACGAACCCCCGAAGAGGCGTTCAAATTTGAGCTACACGGTCATAGCAAGACGTTGGAGACCCCAGAGATTCGATGATGTGGTCGGTCAGCCGCACATCATCACCACCCTCAAGAATTCCATCAAGGCAGGCAGGATAGCGCACGCCTTCCTTTTCACCGGGCCCCGGGGTGTGGGCAAGACCTCGCTCGCCAGGATCCTGGCCAAGGCGGTCAACTGCGTCAACGGCCCCACAGCCGAACCCTGCAACGTCTGCGAGAACTGCGTGGGGATAGCGAGCGGCAACTTCGTGGACGTCATCGAGATCGACGCCGCCTCGACGCGGGGGATCGACGACATCAAGGAACTGCGGGAGACGGTGCGCTACCTTCCCATGAAGGCGGCCTACAAGGTCTACATCCTCGACGAGGCCCACATGCTGACGGACCAGGCCCGCAACGCCTTCCTCAAGACCTTGGAGGAGCCCCCGGGACACAACATCTTCATCCTCGCCACCACGGAATCCCAGAAGATCCCCTATACGATCATGTCCCGCTGCCAGCGCTTCGATTTCAGGCGCATCACGGAAAAGGAGATCGTGGAACAGCTCAAGGCCGTCTGCAAGAAGGACGGGATAACCTTCGACGAGGGGGCCTTCCATCACGTGGCCGTCGAAGCGGACGGCTCCATGCGCGACGCAGAATCCATCCTTGAACAGGTAATAGCATACAGCGGACAGCACATCTCTGAAGGCGATGTCATCAACATCATCGGGGTTGTCGAGAAGGAGGTCATCCATCGCATCGTGAGGTCTGTTCTCACGAAGGACCTGAAGGACGGGCTTTCGGCGATCGAGACGACCCTGGGCGAGGGGTATGACGTGAACCAGGTCTACCGCGGGCTCGTCTCCTACATGAGGAACATGATGATCGTGAAGGCCGTGGGGGGGCTGCCCGATTTCATCACCATGGGCGAGGACGAGTATAAGACGTTGAGCGCGCTCATCGCGGACGTGGAGTATTACGAGATCCAGAACATGCTCTATTACATGCTCCGCAGTGAAGACCTCATGCGGGGGCTTTTCCCGCGGATCGCCCTGGAGACGCTCTACATCAACCTCTACAACCTGTCGCAGCTCAGGGACGTGGAAAAGGTGATAGGAGAGCTGGAACGGGGGGAGCCGCAGGTCTCGCGGGCAGGGGAGAGGATACAGAAGGCAGGATACAGGGAGCAGGATACAGGGAGCAGGGAACGGGATACGGGAGACGGCAGGCAGGAATCGGAGGGTGACGTTTCCCATACTCCGTCCGCGCCGTCCGGCGAGGAGAATGCTTCAGCAGTTGGTGGCCGCCCGGCCGGGGACAGCGTTCATGGCTTCGTGGAGTACCTCAAGAAGAAGAAACCTTTCCTGGGAAGCATGTTCGATTCCTGCGAATGCTCCATCGACGGGGATGATCTCGTCGTTCTCGTCGACAGGAAGTACGGCAATTTCATAAAGAGCGAATTTGAAGAGGTCCGCAGGCTCACGAACGAATTCTTCGGCAGGGTGATGAACGTCGAGTTCAGGGATGCCGGCGACAGGAAGAGGAACATCCTCGAGGAATACGTGAAAGAGGCGGATTCTCTCTTCAACGTTTAGGAGGAGACAACATGTCCAAGGGTTTCAACCAGATATTGCAAC
This region of Syntrophorhabdus sp. genomic DNA includes:
- a CDS encoding 4Fe-4S binding protein produces the protein MHSREEVIIGNQAIARGLVEAGLEIAAAYPGTPSSEILPGVVHFRNMEGSKTHTEWSTNELCAFEVAFGAAAYGGARAACFMKQVGLNVALPALLRSRERSIEGGLVIVSCDDPGPQSSQTEQDTRLIATLFGIPVFDPSSPAEAADVAYHALNWSFENKVPVIIRSTHRVSHARESIPFYDPGTRKVVFREGHVAGTGRKLGIVASGMSCSLVYDVMEELGASEEVSLYKVLKVYPVDEALTGFVDSMERVLVVEETDQVIEALIGDAKKVMGRRDGTVPSAGEITYDIVRDILSRVLAEAGTGKGPFVPDGDIEEALSHVAVIPRPPKLCPGCPHRASFFAMQYLWPDAIYPGDIGCYTLGISQGAVDTCLDMGAGVTLAEGFYDAFNQDGKLVPILASIGDSTFLHACMAPLYDAVKNRKRFILVIMDNSTTAMTGMQPTPQTGITVDGTATRGVAIEDVVRGLGVNFVRIVDPYDVPAMIRTIGEAFDRLKEEPLPAVVIARRECLLLMKGAVKDEGYPADIERDCIGCKSCLKTFDCPAMSFDEASKKIRIDDSLCTNCGICYYACPVQLEGKALKAAKKAGTP
- a CDS encoding glycosyltransferase family 2 protein; this encodes MEADPTLSIVIITKDTRELLEGLFDSIGKDTSLASLGREIIVIDNASTDGTEEYVRRACPDARYVRNDRNAGFAVAVNQGAKASAGRYVLLLNSDTRLIEGEVAKMVAAAESIPDLGLMGPQLVYEDLSLQRSVAAVPGLTGEMFPGSGRASQAASGGNTGPVRDVESLIGAAIMIRKDAFDDLQGFDERFFFFLEETDFCVRARRKGYRVVFFPGAKVIHLQGRTVRKTWVKGRMEYNISLRKFMKKHHGRLYLTAFDTVRLAKSLAFVIAVPLSLFGSRMRLRYSYYLNLVVWYMRACPDDAGLRG
- the dnaX gene encoding DNA polymerase III subunit gamma/tau, producing the protein MSYTVIARRWRPQRFDDVVGQPHIITTLKNSIKAGRIAHAFLFTGPRGVGKTSLARILAKAVNCVNGPTAEPCNVCENCVGIASGNFVDVIEIDAASTRGIDDIKELRETVRYLPMKAAYKVYILDEAHMLTDQARNAFLKTLEEPPGHNIFILATTESQKIPYTIMSRCQRFDFRRITEKEIVEQLKAVCKKDGITFDEGAFHHVAVEADGSMRDAESILEQVIAYSGQHISEGDVINIIGVVEKEVIHRIVRSVLTKDLKDGLSAIETTLGEGYDVNQVYRGLVSYMRNMMIVKAVGGLPDFITMGEDEYKTLSALIADVEYYEIQNMLYYMLRSEDLMRGLFPRIALETLYINLYNLSQLRDVEKVIGELERGEPQVSRAGERIQKAGYREQDTGSRERDTGDGRQESEGDVSHTPSAPSGEENASAVGGRPAGDSVHGFVEYLKKKKPFLGSMFDSCECSIDGDDLVVLVDRKYGNFIKSEFEEVRRLTNEFFGRVMNVEFRDAGDRKRNILEEYVKEADSLFNV